The Anaerotignum faecicola genomic interval CTGAAAAAGCATCAGAGCCCTGTGACGGGATCTGATGCTTTTTCGTGTATCAGGCGCTGGTTTTGTTTCGCTTAATCACCTTCAGCCTGGTGAATTCCTCGCGGTCCTTTTCTTCCAGCGCATTTGTGATGTTTCTGGTCAGCGCCTCGTAGCGCGGGATCGTGATATTCTTAAGCGCGTTGGCGCGCTTCTGTGTCCGCTTGATGCTGTTTGCCAGGCGGTATGCGGAATTTTCCACCATGGACAGCTTTACCGTAAGCTCCTTCACCTTTTC includes:
- a CDS encoding V-type ATP synthase subunit D → EKVKELTVKLSMVENSAYRLANSIKRTQKRANALKNITIPRYEALTRNITNALEEKDREEFTRLKVIKRNKTSA